One window of Gemmatimonadales bacterium genomic DNA carries:
- a CDS encoding nuclear transport factor 2 family protein: MTRSLVAVTLLALAACAPKPETPEQMAARMKAESDSARTVLQAGLDRDCRYTAAGRADSLAMFYAEDAVLMMPNQPAVKGRPAIQAVLAKYLSYGSFQCTVTTTSVEANGPLAVQWYTYVQTFQPGPHAPPGMAAMFPDTGYSVTAYRKVNGQWLAFADIGVSSRAMPAPAAKKH; this comes from the coding sequence ATGACCCGCAGTCTCGTCGCGGTCACCTTGCTCGCCCTCGCCGCTTGCGCTCCGAAGCCCGAGACCCCCGAGCAGATGGCCGCCCGCATGAAGGCCGAGTCGGACTCGGCCAGGACCGTTCTTCAGGCTGGCCTCGACCGAGACTGCCGGTATACGGCCGCTGGCCGGGCGGACTCGCTCGCGATGTTCTACGCCGAAGATGCCGTGCTGATGATGCCCAACCAGCCTGCAGTCAAAGGCCGGCCGGCAATTCAGGCCGTGCTCGCCAAGTACCTGAGCTACGGATCGTTCCAATGCACCGTCACCACCACTAGCGTGGAGGCGAACGGCCCGTTGGCGGTGCAGTGGTACACCTACGTACAGACCTTCCAGCCCGGGCCGCACGCGCCCCCGGGGATGGCGGCGATGTTCCCCGACACAGGTTACTCCGTGACCGCGTACAGGAAAGTGAACGGGCAGTGGCTGGCCTTCGCAGATATCGGCGTTTCGAGCCGAGCAATGCCAGCCCCCGCTGCGAAGAAGCACTAG
- a CDS encoding Ig-like domain-containing protein, whose amino-acid sequence MELRRSVSKLVPSPKHVSNAGKWIAVALTTVAAIIGILVNARSLGLTPWLGAAGAGFANLAARRVVLAPAHDTLAAIGDTLQLAATVTDEHGATISGANVVWASDDSAVATVDSSGAVVARGPGAATVTASVHDHVGRARVTVSQRVRSVAIARDTIVRLPEGGGVQLLARALDARGRLVAGRTVRWESADTTIVAITPSGSASARMPGRTTLTAAIEGYTASIPSEVSLAAGSARLVTGGDQRASAGRRLPQAVTVQVLSRSGRPVPGAAVSFATEDAQGTVDPGTAATDRDGRAHAAWSLGPQAGPQHLDVTVAGLDTTVEVTAEADPVPANTRVQAAGEVAQGQVGATLAAPVGIRVTDSSGAAAADVPVAWSALDGGSVQALAPRTDSLGQAWARWTLGRRAGSQRVRAQVGNPRTMPPFTVTATALPGSAASAAIVSGADQDAAVGATLRRPIVVRLTDSSGNVVGGAALRAIALSGSVAETLVVADPAGRASFAWTLGRQAGPQWLELRPPGGPPVRVGAKAHPLEPANVVPGGAPRSAAAGRALPRPVAFAVSDAYGNPIPDVLVAFATTAGTVAPGRVMTDEKGEAATRWTLGSQAGEDTLTATVRGTSVKGFAVVRAVRRPAGK is encoded by the coding sequence ATGGAACTGAGGCGATCCGTCAGCAAGCTGGTCCCCAGCCCGAAGCACGTCAGCAATGCCGGCAAGTGGATCGCCGTCGCGCTCACCACGGTGGCGGCGATCATCGGTATCCTGGTGAACGCCCGCAGTCTCGGTCTCACGCCGTGGCTGGGGGCCGCCGGCGCAGGGTTCGCGAACCTCGCGGCACGCCGCGTGGTGCTCGCCCCTGCCCACGATACGCTGGCGGCCATCGGCGACACGCTGCAGCTGGCGGCCACCGTGACGGACGAGCACGGCGCGACCATCTCCGGCGCGAACGTCGTCTGGGCGAGCGACGACTCCGCCGTCGCCACCGTGGACTCGTCCGGCGCCGTCGTGGCGCGCGGTCCCGGCGCCGCCACCGTCACCGCGTCGGTCCACGATCACGTCGGCCGCGCCCGCGTCACCGTCTCGCAGCGCGTGCGCTCCGTGGCGATCGCGCGCGACACCATCGTCCGGCTCCCCGAGGGCGGCGGCGTCCAGCTGCTGGCGCGCGCGCTCGATGCGCGCGGCCGCCTGGTCGCCGGGCGGACGGTCCGCTGGGAGTCGGCGGACACCACGATCGTCGCGATCACGCCGTCGGGAAGCGCGAGCGCCCGGATGCCGGGCCGCACCACCCTCACCGCCGCGATCGAGGGCTACACGGCGAGCATCCCCTCGGAGGTCTCGCTCGCCGCCGGCTCCGCCCGCCTGGTCACCGGCGGCGATCAGCGCGCGAGCGCCGGCCGCCGCCTGCCGCAGGCCGTCACGGTCCAGGTGCTCTCCCGCAGCGGGAGGCCCGTGCCGGGGGCGGCGGTCTCCTTCGCGACCGAGGACGCGCAGGGCACGGTGGATCCGGGGACCGCCGCCACCGATCGCGACGGCCGGGCGCACGCCGCGTGGTCGCTCGGGCCGCAGGCGGGACCGCAGCACCTGGACGTCACCGTGGCCGGGCTCGACACGACCGTCGAAGTCACGGCCGAAGCCGATCCGGTGCCCGCCAACACGCGGGTGCAGGCGGCGGGCGAGGTGGCCCAGGGCCAGGTCGGCGCCACACTCGCCGCTCCGGTCGGCATTCGGGTCACCGACAGCAGCGGGGCCGCCGCCGCCGACGTGCCGGTCGCGTGGTCCGCGCTCGACGGGGGCTCGGTCCAGGCGCTCGCGCCCCGGACCGACTCGCTCGGCCAGGCATGGGCCCGCTGGACGCTGGGGCGCCGGGCCGGGTCGCAGCGCGTGCGCGCCCAGGTCGGGAATCCCCGCACGATGCCGCCGTTCACGGTCACGGCGACCGCGCTGCCGGGCAGCGCGGCGTCGGCCGCCATCGTGAGCGGCGCCGACCAGGACGCCGCGGTCGGCGCGACGCTCAGGCGTCCGATCGTGGTCCGTCTCACCGACAGCTCCGGCAACGTGGTCGGCGGCGCCGCGCTCCGCGCGATCGCCCTGAGCGGGAGCGTCGCGGAGACCCTGGTGGTCGCCGACCCGGCCGGTCGCGCGTCGTTCGCCTGGACGCTCGGACGCCAGGCGGGACCGCAGTGGCTCGAGCTGCGACCGCCCGGGGGTCCGCCGGTCCGCGTGGGCGCGAAGGCGCATCCATTGGAGCCGGCGAACGTCGTCCCCGGTGGCGCTCCGCGGAGCGCTGCCGCGGGACGGGCCCTCCCCAGGCCCGTGGCGTTCGCCGTGAGCGACGCCTACGGCAACCCGATCCCCGACGTGCTGGTGGCGTTCGCGACGACGGCGGGCACCGTCGCGCCCGGCAGGGTCATGACCGACGAGAAGGGCGAGGCGGCCACCCGCTGGACGCTGGGATCGCAGGCGGGGGAGGACACGCTGACGGCGACGGTCCGGGGGACGTCGGTGAAGGGCTTCGCGGTGGTGCGGGCCGTGCGGCGTCCGGCCGGCAAGTAG
- a CDS encoding DUF2277 domain-containing protein — protein sequence MCRNIRTLYHFDPPTTDEEIRASSRQFVRKVSGFTKPSAANQAAFDRAVDDVAAAVRALLGSLVTTAPYRNRDVEAAKLRARAARRFGAPEATRAPHPHPH from the coding sequence ATGTGCCGCAACATCCGCACGCTCTACCACTTCGATCCGCCGACGACCGACGAGGAGATCCGCGCGTCGTCGCGGCAGTTCGTCCGCAAGGTGAGCGGCTTCACCAAGCCGTCGGCCGCGAACCAGGCGGCCTTCGACCGGGCGGTGGACGACGTGGCGGCGGCGGTGCGTGCGCTGCTCGGCTCGCTCGTGACCACGGCGCCCTACCGCAACCGCGACGTCGAGGCCGCGAAGCTCCGCGCCCGCGCCGCCAGGCGCTTCGGCGCGCCCGAGGCGACCCGGGCGCCGCATCCGCATCCGCACTAG
- a CDS encoding serine hydrolase domain-containing protein: MRGRKPARFFRRAAALLLVFVPVAADPAVGQGLPAAAVVRARVDSLARAFLDTRQTPGLSIQVVRGPDTLVRAGYGLADLEQSVPASASTLYEIGSITKQFTAASVMRLVEAGKVVLDDSIAAYVPNLPVAWRRVTVRQLLNHTSGIPSYTDIGERWIRRWREEMPPDTLVALTAGDSLWFSPGSDWRYDNGGYVLLGMLLNRLTGEPYPTYLEWRLVRPLGLVHTWYCDFNRVLPGRAPGYERAPAGWRHADYLAMTQPYSAGALCSTVGDLARWNILLATGGVITPASYHAMATPDGAAAAHHYGFGLFADTLGGRPMIQHGGGINGFVSANAYFPNDALSVTVLTNSGAANPGYLMRNVARAALGLPLDRPPAPVALSFAERARYAGRYEIVRPGGAPIGVTVTNAADTLTLQVRADRIALIPYGHDTFGEADDPSARIVFTLDGPRASGFRLVTAGDTLQARRTGDAP; this comes from the coding sequence ATGAGAGGGCGCAAGCCGGCCCGATTCTTCCGGCGGGCCGCCGCGCTCCTCCTGGTATTCGTTCCCGTCGCGGCGGACCCCGCCGTCGGACAGGGTCTGCCTGCCGCGGCCGTCGTCCGTGCTCGCGTGGACTCGCTGGCCCGTGCGTTCCTCGACACGCGCCAGACGCCGGGACTCTCCATTCAGGTCGTCCGCGGGCCCGACACGCTGGTGCGGGCCGGCTACGGCCTCGCCGACCTCGAGCAATCGGTGCCGGCCTCCGCATCCACGCTCTACGAGATCGGCTCGATCACCAAGCAGTTCACGGCGGCGTCGGTGATGCGCCTGGTGGAGGCGGGCAAGGTCGTCCTCGACGACTCGATCGCCGCGTACGTTCCCAATCTCCCCGTGGCGTGGCGCCGGGTGACGGTGCGCCAGCTGCTCAACCACACGTCCGGCATCCCCAGCTACACCGACATCGGCGAGCGGTGGATCCGCCGCTGGCGCGAGGAGATGCCGCCGGACACCCTGGTGGCGCTCACGGCCGGAGACTCGCTGTGGTTCAGCCCGGGCAGCGACTGGCGCTACGACAACGGCGGCTACGTCCTCCTCGGGATGCTGCTCAATCGCCTGACGGGCGAGCCGTACCCGACCTACCTGGAGTGGCGGCTCGTGCGACCGCTCGGCCTCGTTCACACCTGGTACTGCGACTTCAACCGCGTGCTCCCCGGGCGGGCCCCGGGCTACGAACGCGCTCCGGCCGGCTGGCGTCACGCGGATTACCTCGCCATGACGCAGCCCTACTCCGCGGGGGCGCTCTGCTCGACCGTGGGCGACCTGGCACGCTGGAACATCCTGCTCGCGACCGGCGGCGTCATCACGCCCGCGTCGTACCACGCGATGGCCACGCCCGACGGCGCCGCCGCGGCGCACCACTACGGCTTCGGCCTGTTCGCGGACACGCTCGGCGGGCGCCCCATGATCCAGCACGGCGGCGGGATCAACGGGTTCGTCAGCGCCAACGCGTACTTCCCGAACGACGCGTTGTCGGTGACGGTCCTGACGAACTCGGGCGCCGCCAACCCGGGCTACCTGATGCGGAACGTGGCGCGTGCCGCCCTCGGCCTCCCGCTCGACCGACCGCCGGCGCCGGTCGCACTGTCCTTCGCGGAGCGCGCGCGCTACGCCGGCCGCTACGAGATCGTCCGGCCGGGCGGAGCGCCGATCGGCGTCACCGTCACCAACGCAGCGGATACCCTCACGCTCCAGGTCCGAGCCGACCGGATCGCGCTGATCCCGTATGGACACGACACCTTCGGCGAGGCGGACGATCCCTCGGCCCGCATCGTCTTCACGCTGGACGGGCCGCGGGCGAGCGGCTTCAGGCTCGTCACCGCAGGAGACACGCTGCAGGCGCGACGGACGGGCGACGCGCCGTAG
- a CDS encoding serine hydrolase domain-containing protein: MRLPRLALLLLVCAVPASGVRAQASRLDSLDAYVQAQMARRHIRGLSLAIIQNGRIDAARAYGVVDDSTRAPVTTATLFQAGSISKPVSALAALHLVEAGRLSLDGDVNAQLEGWKVPGNRFTTTEKVTLRRLLSHSAGVTVHGFPGYDTAGPVPSLVQVLDGAPPANTPPIRVDTVPGAIWRYSGGGFTIMQELVIDVTRTPFPRFMQQTVLGPIGMTSSSYEQPPTAARAALNAGGYYADRTPVRGRWHVYPEMAAAGLWTTPTDLARFAIEIQETLAGRGHGVISPAMARQYLTVQKAPSGLGIIVDSSGHALRFSHGGRDEGFDAQLVAFAHTGQGAAIMINANDNSRFMGRLLDYIARAWGWPMDDAAGHPAATRGTPVAAPLLAEYAGYYEAAENQMITLAPDARGDGLETLVDGLPDEAFLAIDSTRFGSSERPARFVVARDGQGAVGAVVWTSADGREHRMPRIAPLPSTVAPVADPDPALAGRIAAALDALHQGGSALAEARDVTPGAKQDFGAGIGSALDRSGPLTYVGETDVAGRGLHRHGGDVARVRYYRMPTSAGDRYLLVHLTAEGLVTDFDVVDR, encoded by the coding sequence ATGCGGCTTCCGCGACTGGCGTTGCTCCTGCTCGTCTGTGCCGTGCCCGCCTCCGGTGTGCGCGCCCAGGCCTCCCGCCTCGACAGTCTCGACGCGTACGTGCAGGCCCAGATGGCGCGGCGCCACATCCGCGGCCTCTCGCTCGCCATCATCCAGAACGGACGGATCGACGCCGCCCGTGCCTATGGCGTGGTCGACGACAGCACGCGCGCCCCGGTGACCACGGCGACGCTGTTCCAGGCCGGCTCCATCAGCAAGCCGGTGTCGGCGCTGGCGGCACTGCATCTGGTGGAGGCGGGGCGATTGTCGCTCGACGGCGACGTGAACGCGCAGCTCGAGGGCTGGAAGGTCCCCGGGAACCGGTTCACCACGACGGAGAAAGTCACCCTGCGCCGGCTGCTCTCGCACAGTGCGGGCGTCACGGTGCACGGGTTCCCCGGCTACGACACGGCCGGTCCGGTCCCCTCACTGGTCCAGGTGCTCGACGGCGCGCCCCCCGCCAACACGCCCCCCATCCGGGTGGACACGGTGCCGGGGGCGATCTGGCGGTACTCGGGGGGCGGCTTCACCATCATGCAGGAGCTGGTGATCGACGTCACGCGCACGCCGTTCCCCCGGTTCATGCAACAGACGGTGCTCGGGCCGATCGGGATGACGAGCAGCTCGTACGAGCAGCCGCCGACGGCGGCGCGCGCGGCGCTCAACGCCGGCGGCTACTACGCCGACCGCACCCCGGTGCGTGGTCGCTGGCACGTGTACCCCGAGATGGCGGCGGCCGGGCTGTGGACCACTCCCACCGACCTCGCCCGGTTCGCGATCGAGATCCAGGAGACGCTGGCGGGCCGCGGCCACGGCGTGATCTCGCCCGCCATGGCGCGGCAGTACCTGACGGTCCAGAAGGCCCCGAGCGGCCTCGGCATCATCGTGGACAGCAGCGGGCACGCACTGCGCTTCTCGCACGGCGGCCGCGACGAAGGGTTCGACGCGCAGCTGGTGGCCTTCGCGCACACAGGCCAGGGCGCGGCCATCATGATCAACGCGAACGACAATTCGCGGTTCATGGGGCGCCTGCTGGACTACATCGCGCGCGCCTGGGGCTGGCCGATGGACGATGCGGCGGGTCATCCGGCGGCCACGCGGGGCACACCCGTCGCGGCGCCCCTGCTCGCGGAGTACGCGGGCTACTACGAGGCGGCCGAAAACCAGATGATCACCCTGGCCCCCGATGCGCGGGGCGACGGTCTCGAGACCCTGGTCGACGGGCTCCCGGACGAAGCGTTCCTGGCCATCGACAGCACGCGGTTCGGATCGTCGGAGCGGCCGGCGCGGTTCGTCGTCGCGCGCGACGGGCAGGGCGCGGTGGGGGCCGTCGTCTGGACATCGGCGGACGGGCGCGAGCACCGGATGCCGCGGATCGCTCCCCTGCCCAGCACCGTCGCACCGGTCGCGGACCCGGACCCGGCGCTCGCCGGCCGGATCGCCGCCGCGCTGGACGCTCTGCATCAGGGAGGCAGCGCCCTCGCGGAGGCGCGCGACGTGACCCCCGGCGCGAAGCAGGACTTCGGCGCCGGGATCGGCTCGGCGCTCGACCGCTCGGGACCTCTGACCTACGTCGGCGAGACCGACGTTGCCGGCCGCGGCCTCCATCGCCACGGCGGCGACGTGGCCCGGGTCCGGTACTATCGGATGCCGACGTCGGCGGGCGATCGGTACCTCCTCGTGCACCTCACCGCGGAGGGGCTGGTGACCGACTTCGACGTCGTGGATCGGTAG
- a CDS encoding FkbM family methyltransferase, whose protein sequence is MLGRLAYRLVSALPPSWLRRIGAWQWAGALQRRLVRIGSTWLRQRDVTIRHGAAAGLRFNPGGANPGYALGTTEPVLQEALAERLRPGDVVYDIGANVGFFTVLAARLVGPTGRVVAFEPLPANLAALRHNIALNHFDNVTVIDAAVAAAAGTAGLVLGGEPTWARLATRTGEPAGTAAGQGAADAARPAAITVRLVSVDELLANGTLPPPTLVKIDVEGAELEVVGGMTATLRAHGPILLCEMHGKNREFAALMHELEYLARPLEGREPVESARWDVHVVAIPAPGHESTR, encoded by the coding sequence ATGCTCGGCCGGCTCGCGTATCGCCTGGTCAGTGCCCTGCCCCCCAGCTGGCTGCGGCGCATCGGCGCATGGCAGTGGGCCGGCGCCCTCCAGCGGCGGCTGGTGCGGATCGGCTCGACCTGGCTGCGCCAGCGCGACGTGACCATCCGTCACGGCGCCGCGGCCGGCCTCAGGTTCAACCCGGGCGGTGCCAACCCCGGCTACGCGCTCGGCACGACCGAGCCCGTCCTGCAGGAGGCGCTCGCCGAGCGACTCCGGCCGGGGGACGTGGTCTACGACATCGGCGCCAACGTGGGCTTCTTCACCGTGCTCGCGGCGCGCCTGGTGGGGCCCACCGGTCGCGTCGTCGCGTTCGAGCCGCTGCCGGCCAACCTCGCGGCGCTGCGGCACAACATCGCGCTCAACCACTTCGACAACGTCACGGTGATCGACGCCGCGGTCGCGGCCGCGGCCGGCACCGCCGGGCTGGTGCTGGGCGGAGAACCCACCTGGGCCAGGCTCGCGACCCGCACCGGCGAGCCCGCCGGCACGGCCGCGGGCCAGGGCGCGGCGGACGCCGCCCGTCCGGCCGCGATCACCGTGCGGCTCGTGAGCGTGGACGAGCTGCTCGCGAACGGCACGCTGCCGCCGCCCACGCTGGTGAAGATCGACGTCGAGGGAGCGGAGCTGGAGGTGGTCGGCGGGATGACGGCCACGCTGCGCGCGCACGGCCCGATCCTGCTGTGCGAGATGCACGGCAAGAACCGCGAGTTCGCCGCGCTGATGCACGAGCTCGAGTACCTCGCGCGGCCGCTCGAGGGCCGCGAGCCGGTCGAATCGGCGCGCTGGGACGTGCACGTGGTCGCGATTCCCGCGCCGGGGCACGAGTCCACGAGGTGA
- a CDS encoding nucleotidyltransferase family protein, with translation MRRLLARTLRIALDGGPAHTQLIERWAQAEARPESWYAALTWDGVGAAVGWALTALDLRGVAPPDVEQLAADAYEEARRQCVQQAADLERIGVEFAAAGIPVIALKGSALLVGNVSPALGIRWMNDVDVLVPEAQLEPAEWVLESLDFVRSSTRDATAPEVFRPYHDTFIGPAAQTVELHWRLGPARWGEGWDVEGWFARAEPASVPGALLPSAMDLFWHFLVHDARNHAWSSGSLRAALDLTLAARARGFSFGEVLRRLDADPRPEPLLEAVADAAHLSPILAAEVEPSTLPRYLRLASWRDTIGRRKWKTERVSEAIAWGATIERARRYGLWRAVLDRAVRVIPEAVPGRGVLATLRRGYVTLRHAAFVGALAVSHILSIPANPARRKRLASPPPPGTA, from the coding sequence GTGCGCCGCCTCCTGGCGCGCACGCTCCGGATCGCGCTGGACGGCGGTCCCGCCCACACGCAGCTCATCGAGCGCTGGGCGCAGGCCGAGGCGCGCCCGGAGTCCTGGTACGCGGCGCTCACCTGGGACGGCGTCGGCGCGGCCGTGGGCTGGGCCCTGACGGCGCTCGACCTGAGGGGAGTGGCGCCGCCCGACGTGGAGCAGCTCGCGGCCGACGCCTACGAGGAAGCCCGCCGCCAGTGCGTGCAGCAGGCCGCGGACCTGGAGCGGATCGGCGTCGAGTTCGCCGCCGCCGGCATCCCGGTCATCGCCCTCAAGGGCTCGGCGCTGCTGGTGGGCAACGTCTCCCCGGCGCTCGGGATCCGCTGGATGAACGACGTGGACGTCCTGGTGCCCGAAGCCCAGCTCGAGCCGGCCGAGTGGGTGCTGGAGTCGCTCGACTTCGTGCGCAGCTCGACCCGCGACGCCACGGCGCCGGAGGTCTTCCGTCCCTACCACGACACCTTCATCGGTCCCGCGGCGCAGACCGTGGAGCTGCACTGGCGCCTGGGACCGGCGCGCTGGGGCGAGGGCTGGGACGTGGAGGGCTGGTTCGCGCGGGCGGAGCCGGCGTCGGTGCCCGGCGCGCTGCTGCCCTCGGCGATGGACCTGTTCTGGCACTTCCTGGTGCACGACGCGCGCAACCACGCGTGGAGCAGCGGCTCGCTCCGGGCCGCGCTCGACCTCACGCTCGCGGCGCGCGCCCGTGGCTTCAGCTTCGGCGAGGTGCTCCGCCGCCTCGACGCCGACCCGCGCCCCGAGCCGCTGCTCGAGGCCGTGGCCGACGCCGCGCACCTCTCGCCGATCCTCGCCGCCGAGGTCGAGCCGTCCACCCTGCCCCGCTACCTCAGGCTGGCGAGCTGGCGCGACACCATCGGCCGGCGCAAGTGGAAGACCGAGCGCGTCTCGGAGGCCATCGCGTGGGGAGCCACGATCGAACGGGCGCGCCGCTACGGGCTGTGGCGAGCGGTGCTCGACCGTGCGGTGCGCGTGATCCCGGAGGCGGTGCCGGGCCGGGGCGTGCTCGCGACGCTGAGGCGGGGCTACGTGACGCTGCGCCACGCGGCCTTCGTCGGCGCGCTGGCGGTCTCGCACATCCTCTCGATTCCCGCCAACCCCGCCCGCCGCAAGCGCCTGGCTAGCCCACCGCCTCCCGGTACAGCGTGA
- a CDS encoding glycosyltransferase — MRILGVGKFYPPEYHGGLESAVAALNVELVRRGCAVTCVVAAARGRGSVADVDGVRVVRARSFGTLLSQPLAPGLVSAVRREGADLVHLHHPNPLGDLAVLADRARALVVTQHSDVVRQRSLWPLYGPAVRAVFRRARFVVVASENYRRTSRELAGFDAKVRVIPYGIAVERFAPGPGVADRANALRTAWGPRPVVLAVGRLVGYKGFDVLLAAAAGLEATTVVVGTGPEEARLRALAPAGTVFAGRVSDADLPAYYHACDVFCLPSVTIAEAFGVVLLEAMACGKPLVTTALATGVTAVNRDGVTGLVVPTGDAGALREALRALLADPARRRAMGEGGRRAVDAEYTAARMAERYLTLYREAVG, encoded by the coding sequence GTGCGGATCCTCGGCGTCGGCAAGTTCTACCCCCCGGAGTACCACGGCGGCCTGGAGTCGGCGGTCGCCGCGCTCAACGTGGAGCTGGTGCGCCGCGGCTGCGCGGTGACCTGCGTGGTGGCCGCGGCCCGCGGCCGCGGGAGCGTCGCCGACGTGGACGGCGTGCGGGTCGTCCGCGCGCGCTCCTTCGGCACGCTGCTCTCGCAGCCGCTGGCGCCGGGCCTGGTGTCCGCGGTGCGGCGCGAGGGCGCCGACCTCGTGCACCTGCACCATCCCAACCCGCTGGGCGACCTCGCCGTGCTGGCCGACCGGGCGCGAGCACTGGTGGTGACCCAGCACAGCGACGTGGTGCGCCAGCGCTCGCTGTGGCCGCTGTACGGTCCGGCCGTGCGGGCCGTGTTCCGGCGCGCGCGGTTCGTGGTCGTGGCCTCGGAGAACTACCGCCGCACCTCGCGCGAGCTGGCGGGATTCGACGCCAAGGTGCGGGTCATTCCCTACGGCATCGCCGTCGAGCGCTTCGCTCCCGGCCCGGGCGTGGCCGACCGGGCGAACGCCCTCCGGACGGCGTGGGGCCCGCGGCCCGTGGTGCTCGCGGTCGGCCGGCTGGTGGGCTACAAGGGCTTCGACGTGCTGCTCGCGGCGGCCGCCGGGCTCGAGGCGACGACCGTCGTCGTCGGAACGGGGCCCGAGGAGGCGAGGCTCCGGGCCCTGGCGCCGGCCGGCACCGTGTTCGCGGGCCGGGTGAGCGACGCCGACCTGCCCGCCTACTATCACGCGTGCGACGTGTTCTGCCTGCCCTCGGTGACCATCGCCGAGGCGTTCGGCGTGGTCCTGCTCGAGGCGATGGCGTGCGGCAAGCCGCTGGTGACCACGGCGCTCGCGACGGGCGTGACGGCCGTCAACCGCGACGGCGTCACGGGGCTCGTGGTGCCGACGGGCGACGCCGGCGCCCTGCGCGAGGCGCTGCGCGCGCTGCTCGCGGATCCGGCGCGGCGGCGGGCGATGGGCGAGGGAGGGCGGCGCGCGGTGGACGCGGAGTACACCGCCGCGCGGATGGCCGAACGCTATCTCACGCTGTACCGGGAGGCGGTGGGCTAG